In one Vulgatibacter incomptus genomic region, the following are encoded:
- a CDS encoding glutathione peroxidase produces the protein MSKKIGIVLGAALAVAGCNRSEAKQEPTAKAAVDHAPAAPAEKDSKPVIIDHKLESLEGEPVDLSSYRGKAMLLVNVASECGYTPQYEDLEALYQKYKDKGLVVIGLPSNDFGGQEPGSAAEIRKFCDTRFHVTFPMMAKLHAKGDEISPLYRTLTMETPEALRGEVRWNFSKFLVDTNGVPVARFDSKVKPLSDELVQAIEKVLPQG, from the coding sequence ATGAGCAAGAAGATCGGGATCGTGCTCGGCGCGGCGCTCGCCGTCGCCGGTTGCAACCGTAGTGAAGCGAAGCAGGAGCCGACGGCGAAGGCGGCCGTCGATCACGCGCCGGCCGCGCCGGCAGAAAAGGATTCGAAGCCCGTGATCATCGACCACAAGCTGGAGTCCCTCGAGGGAGAGCCCGTCGACCTGTCGAGCTACCGCGGCAAGGCGATGCTCCTGGTGAACGTCGCCTCCGAGTGCGGCTACACGCCGCAGTACGAGGACCTCGAGGCCCTCTACCAGAAGTATAAGGACAAGGGACTCGTGGTCATCGGCCTCCCCTCCAACGACTTCGGAGGACAGGAGCCGGGCAGCGCGGCGGAGATCCGGAAGTTCTGCGACACCCGCTTCCATGTGACCTTCCCGATGATGGCCAAGCTCCACGCCAAGGGCGACGAGATCTCGCCGCTCTACCGGACCCTCACCATGGAGACGCCGGAGGCGCTCCGCGGCGAGGTGCGCTGGAACTTCTCCAAGTTCCTCGTCGACACCAACGGCGTGCCCGTGGCCCGCTTCGACTCGAAGGTGAAGCCCCTCTCCGACGAGCTCGTCCAGGCGATCGAGAAGGTTCTTCCGCAGGGCTGA
- the bioA gene encoding adenosylmethionine--8-amino-7-oxononanoate transaminase: MRDPRWLREGEPHVWRPYCQHRTAPPPLPIVGARGSRLLLDGGSELVDGLASWWTAAHGYAHPHIADRVQEQLHKLPHVAFGGLAHEAGYTLAKRLCSMLPAPLGHAFLVESGSVAVEVALKIALQSFHNRGETRRRKVVCFEGAYHGDTFATMALCDPVDGMHRAFSGTGIDAVHLPLPGEDDAFERAFAAIAPEVACAIVEPLAQCAGGIRLHDPAVLRRLRRACDEHGVLLVFDEIATGFYRTGAPFALLEADVVPDLLTVGKALTGGTLPLAATIASEALFESFLSDDAGAALQHGPTYMANALSCAAAHASLDLFEASDYGARVAALESKLHEGFRGLEDRPFVRDVRVKGAIAAVELEPGRAPTSTAFAEHGAFVRPLRLHGSDVVYLMPPLTIDDADLEVLFQAVSRCLPR, translated from the coding sequence ATGCGCGATCCCCGCTGGCTCCGCGAAGGCGAGCCCCACGTCTGGCGCCCCTACTGCCAACACCGAACCGCTCCCCCGCCCCTGCCGATCGTGGGTGCGAGGGGAAGCCGCCTCCTCCTCGACGGCGGCTCGGAGCTCGTGGACGGCCTCGCCTCTTGGTGGACCGCTGCACACGGCTACGCACATCCCCACATCGCGGACCGCGTCCAGGAGCAGCTCCACAAGCTCCCCCACGTGGCCTTCGGCGGCCTCGCCCATGAGGCCGGCTACACCCTGGCCAAGCGTCTGTGCTCGATGCTCCCGGCCCCGCTCGGCCACGCCTTCCTGGTCGAGAGCGGCTCGGTCGCCGTGGAGGTCGCGCTGAAGATCGCGCTGCAGTCCTTCCACAACCGTGGCGAGACCCGGCGCCGCAAGGTGGTCTGCTTCGAGGGCGCCTACCACGGCGACACCTTCGCCACGATGGCCCTCTGCGACCCTGTCGACGGGATGCACCGCGCGTTCTCCGGCACCGGGATCGACGCCGTCCACCTCCCGCTGCCGGGCGAGGACGACGCCTTCGAGCGCGCCTTCGCGGCGATCGCGCCCGAGGTCGCCTGCGCGATCGTCGAGCCCCTGGCCCAGTGCGCCGGCGGGATCCGCCTCCACGACCCCGCGGTGCTGCGCCGCCTGCGGAGGGCCTGCGACGAGCACGGCGTCCTCCTCGTCTTCGACGAGATCGCCACCGGCTTCTACCGAACCGGCGCGCCCTTCGCGCTCCTCGAAGCGGACGTGGTCCCCGACCTCCTCACCGTGGGCAAGGCCCTCACTGGCGGCACGCTCCCCCTGGCCGCCACCATCGCCAGCGAGGCGCTCTTCGAGAGCTTCCTCTCCGACGACGCCGGCGCCGCCCTCCAGCACGGCCCGACCTACATGGCCAACGCGCTCTCCTGCGCCGCCGCCCACGCGAGCCTCGACCTCTTCGAAGCGTCCGACTACGGCGCGCGGGTGGCCGCCCTCGAGTCGAAGCTGCACGAGGGCTTCCGCGGCCTTGAGGATCGCCCTTTCGTCCGAGACGTTCGGGTCAAGGGCGCCATCGCGGCGGTGGAACTCGAGCCGGGCCGCGCCCCGACCTCGACCGCCTTCGCGGAGCACGGCGCCTTCGTCCGCCCCTTGCGGCTCCACGGTTCGGATGTCGTCTACCTGATGCCGCCGCTCACCATCGACGACGCGGATCTCGAGGTCCTCTTCCAGGCCGTGAGCCGCTGCCTGCCCCGCTGA
- a CDS encoding sodium-dependent transporter, which yields MDESLSIVRSTTIEGSPGAARGQWSSKLGFVLAAAGSAVGLGNIWKFPYITGTNGGGLFVLVYLLCVGLVGIPILAAEVLVGRAGQRSAVGTFRGLSRPRSPWVALGGLSVLIPTLILSYYSVVAGWCLDYVVAAATGGIGGAGVEGLPGLFDGLYASAERNLLWHAVFMAITAAIVIGGVQGGVERASRFLMPALFVMLLALLVQSAMLPGFVEGARFVFAPDPSKLTAAGVLEALGHAFFTLSVGMGAMLTYGSYLSDGESIPGAAISIGVLDTLVALGACLVIFPLTFSFGMEPAAGPGLVFKILPVAFAQMPFGGLWATVFFVLLFFAALTSAISLLEVPTSYAIDEWGLSRRTATLGACALILALGIPSALSGGEGFFGAGLAAATGRNWFDWFDHAATNWMLPVSGLGLSTFVAWRLSEELRQPAFAAGTRFGKQARIYRVWLLLLRYLAPVGIVAVFLQGIGVI from the coding sequence GTGGATGAGAGCCTTTCGATCGTGCGGTCGACGACAATCGAAGGGAGCCCGGGCGCGGCGCGCGGCCAGTGGAGCTCGAAGCTCGGCTTCGTGCTGGCGGCGGCGGGCTCTGCGGTGGGCCTGGGGAACATCTGGAAGTTCCCGTACATCACGGGCACGAACGGCGGCGGGCTCTTCGTGCTCGTGTACCTGCTCTGTGTCGGGCTGGTGGGGATTCCGATCCTGGCGGCCGAGGTGCTCGTTGGCAGGGCGGGCCAGCGCTCCGCGGTGGGCACGTTCCGGGGGCTGTCGCGGCCGAGAAGCCCGTGGGTCGCGCTCGGGGGACTGAGCGTCCTGATTCCGACGCTGATCCTCTCCTACTACAGCGTGGTGGCGGGCTGGTGCCTGGACTACGTGGTGGCCGCGGCCACCGGCGGGATCGGCGGCGCGGGGGTGGAAGGGCTCCCTGGCCTCTTCGACGGGCTCTACGCGAGCGCCGAGCGCAACCTGCTCTGGCACGCCGTCTTCATGGCGATCACCGCGGCGATCGTGATCGGAGGCGTGCAGGGCGGGGTGGAGCGTGCGTCACGCTTCTTGATGCCGGCGCTCTTCGTCATGCTGCTCGCGCTGCTCGTGCAGTCGGCGATGCTCCCGGGCTTCGTGGAGGGCGCTCGCTTCGTCTTCGCGCCCGATCCCAGCAAGCTCACTGCCGCAGGTGTCCTCGAGGCGCTCGGGCACGCGTTCTTCACGTTGAGCGTCGGCATGGGGGCGATGCTCACCTACGGGAGCTATCTCTCTGACGGAGAGAGCATCCCCGGCGCGGCGATCTCGATCGGCGTGCTGGACACGCTGGTGGCCCTCGGGGCCTGCTTGGTGATCTTCCCGCTCACGTTCAGCTTCGGGATGGAGCCGGCGGCGGGGCCGGGGCTCGTCTTCAAGATCCTGCCCGTGGCCTTCGCCCAGATGCCCTTCGGCGGCCTCTGGGCGACGGTCTTTTTCGTGCTCCTCTTCTTCGCGGCGCTGACCAGCGCGATCTCGCTGCTGGAGGTGCCCACCTCGTACGCCATCGACGAGTGGGGGCTCTCGCGGCGCACGGCTACGCTGGGCGCCTGCGCGCTCATCCTCGCCCTCGGAATTCCCTCGGCGCTCTCGGGTGGTGAGGGATTCTTCGGCGCGGGCCTCGCCGCCGCTACCGGCCGAAACTGGTTCGACTGGTTCGACCACGCCGCGACGAACTGGATGCTGCCGGTGAGTGGCCTCGGGCTCTCGACGTTCGTGGCATGGCGCCTGAGCGAGGAGCTGCGCCAGCCGGCGTTCGCCGCGGGCACTCGGTTTGGCAAGCAGGCGCGCATCTACCGCGTGTGGCTGCTTCTGCTTCGCTACCTCGCGCCGGTCGGGATCGTGGCCGTCTTCCTCCAGGGAATCGGCGTGATCTGA
- a CDS encoding formate--tetrahydrofolate ligase: MTDLEIAQSATLRPIADVAAELGLGADDLFSYGPHMAKVLRAPAAPRGKLILVTAITPTPAGEGKTTLSVGLTQALGHLGKRAAVAVREPSLGPVFGIKGGATGGGRSQVLPMEELNLHFTGDFHAITAANNLLAALVDNHLHQGNALGLDPRRIEIKRALDVNDRALRKVVLGLGGTADGVAREGGFELTVATEVMAIMALAEDLADLQARLGRILVGYTYDGKAVTAADLKADGSMAVLLKHALHPNLVQTLEGQPAFVHMGPFGNIAHGTNSIRATRLALGLADYVVTEAGFATDLGMEKYFDLVCRQAGFQPAAVVVLASIRALRHHGGAASYATPNPEAVKAGLANLEKHVENARLFGYDPVIALNRFTDDSPEELEILRNFARTTEVPFAVADIWAKGGAGGVELAEAVIKAADKQPAALQPLYPVESTIHEKLERIATSVYGADGVEYTKAALTAIQRAEAEGMGRTPVIVAKAAASLSDDPKLRGRPRGFKVTVTDLKQRRGAGFVVAYLGSINTLPGLPKDPAASRIHLDAEGNTRGLF, translated from the coding sequence ATGACCGACCTCGAGATCGCCCAGAGCGCCACCCTCCGCCCCATCGCCGACGTCGCCGCCGAACTCGGCCTCGGAGCCGACGACCTCTTCTCCTATGGCCCCCACATGGCCAAGGTCCTGCGGGCGCCGGCTGCCCCGCGCGGCAAGCTGATCCTCGTGACCGCGATCACGCCGACGCCCGCGGGCGAGGGGAAGACCACGCTCTCCGTCGGCCTCACCCAAGCCCTCGGCCACCTGGGCAAGCGCGCCGCCGTGGCGGTCCGCGAGCCGTCGCTCGGCCCCGTCTTCGGCATCAAGGGCGGCGCCACCGGCGGAGGCCGCTCCCAGGTCCTGCCGATGGAGGAGCTCAACCTCCACTTCACCGGAGACTTCCACGCGATCACCGCGGCCAACAACCTCCTGGCCGCGCTCGTCGACAACCACCTCCATCAGGGCAACGCCCTCGGCCTCGACCCGCGGCGGATCGAGATCAAGCGCGCCCTCGACGTGAACGATCGCGCCCTGCGGAAGGTCGTCCTCGGCCTCGGCGGCACCGCCGACGGCGTGGCCCGCGAAGGCGGCTTCGAGCTCACCGTCGCCACCGAGGTCATGGCGATCATGGCCCTCGCCGAGGACCTCGCCGATCTCCAGGCCCGCCTCGGCCGGATCCTCGTGGGCTACACCTACGACGGCAAGGCCGTCACCGCCGCCGATCTCAAGGCCGACGGCTCCATGGCCGTGCTCCTCAAGCACGCCCTCCACCCGAACCTCGTGCAGACCCTCGAGGGCCAGCCGGCCTTCGTGCACATGGGCCCCTTCGGCAACATCGCCCACGGCACCAACTCGATCCGCGCCACTCGCCTCGCCCTCGGCCTCGCCGACTACGTGGTCACCGAGGCCGGCTTCGCCACCGACCTGGGCATGGAGAAGTACTTCGACCTGGTCTGCCGCCAGGCCGGCTTCCAGCCCGCTGCCGTCGTCGTCCTCGCCTCCATCCGGGCGCTCCGCCACCACGGCGGCGCCGCCTCCTACGCCACGCCCAACCCCGAGGCGGTGAAGGCCGGCCTCGCCAACCTCGAGAAGCACGTCGAGAACGCGCGGCTCTTCGGCTACGACCCCGTCATCGCCCTCAACCGCTTCACCGACGACTCGCCCGAAGAGCTCGAGATCCTGCGCAACTTCGCGCGGACGACGGAAGTGCCCTTCGCCGTAGCCGACATCTGGGCCAAGGGCGGCGCGGGCGGCGTCGAGCTCGCCGAGGCCGTGATCAAGGCCGCCGACAAACAGCCGGCCGCGCTCCAGCCGCTCTACCCCGTCGAGTCCACCATCCACGAGAAGCTCGAGCGCATCGCCACGTCGGTCTACGGCGCCGACGGCGTCGAGTACACCAAGGCCGCCCTCACCGCGATCCAGCGTGCCGAGGCCGAAGGCATGGGCCGCACGCCCGTCATCGTCGCCAAGGCCGCCGCCAGCCTCTCCGACGACCCCAAGCTCCGCGGCCGCCCCCGCGGCTTCAAGGTCACCGTCACCGACCTCAAGCAGCGCCGCGGCGCCGGCTTCGTGGTGGCCTACCTCGGCAGCATCAACACCCTGCCCGGCCTCCCCAAGGATCCCGCCGCCAGCCGCATCCACCTCGACGCCGAGGGCAACACCCGCGGCCTCTTCTAA
- a CDS encoding YeiH family protein produces the protein MSISTAARAPMSSRLARLLPGVALCTAISLVSFALQKVETAYLGHPLVEGLVAAILIGMCVRTFVRLPARFDAGIDFTAKQILEVAIVILGASVDLPVLFAAGPALAVGIVAVVGLGIASGTLIGRALGLHPKHALLVACGNSICGNSAIAAVAPVIGARKDHVASAIAFTAILGVAVVVGLPLLAPVLGFDHYEYGVLAGMTVYAVPQVLAAAFPVSPLSGEVGTLVKLVRVLLLGPLVLAFSLIFRDRSAGTKGRIQLGKLVPWFIVGFLALAALRSAGVIPASMAAPMRELSGLLTLGAMAGLGLGVDLRALRSVGKPLLLTVGGSLAVLVTASALLIKVLALHG, from the coding sequence TTGTCCATCTCCACCGCGGCGCGCGCCCCGATGAGCTCGCGCCTCGCACGGCTGCTTCCGGGGGTCGCGCTCTGCACCGCGATCTCCCTCGTGTCCTTCGCCCTTCAGAAGGTGGAGACCGCCTACCTCGGCCACCCGCTGGTAGAGGGCCTCGTGGCCGCAATCCTCATCGGCATGTGCGTCCGGACCTTCGTCCGCCTCCCCGCGCGCTTCGACGCGGGCATCGACTTCACCGCCAAGCAGATCCTCGAGGTCGCCATCGTCATCCTCGGCGCCTCCGTCGATCTGCCCGTGCTCTTCGCCGCCGGCCCAGCCCTGGCCGTCGGCATCGTGGCCGTGGTGGGCCTCGGCATCGCCTCCGGCACGCTGATCGGCCGCGCCCTTGGCCTCCACCCCAAGCACGCCCTCCTCGTCGCCTGCGGAAACTCGATCTGCGGCAACTCCGCCATCGCCGCCGTCGCGCCCGTGATCGGCGCCCGAAAGGATCACGTCGCCTCCGCCATCGCCTTCACGGCCATCCTCGGCGTCGCGGTGGTGGTGGGCCTGCCCCTCCTCGCCCCGGTGCTCGGCTTCGACCACTACGAGTACGGCGTCCTCGCGGGCATGACCGTCTACGCCGTGCCCCAGGTCCTCGCCGCGGCGTTCCCGGTGAGCCCCTTGAGCGGCGAGGTCGGCACGCTGGTCAAGCTCGTGCGGGTCCTCCTCCTCGGCCCCCTCGTCCTCGCGTTCTCCCTGATCTTTCGGGACCGGAGCGCCGGGACGAAGGGCCGGATCCAGCTCGGCAAGCTGGTCCCCTGGTTCATCGTGGGCTTCCTCGCCCTCGCCGCGCTCCGCTCCGCCGGCGTGATCCCCGCGTCGATGGCCGCGCCCATGCGCGAGCTCTCCGGCCTCCTCACGCTGGGCGCCATGGCAGGCCTCGGACTCGGCGTCGACCTGCGGGCCCTGCGCTCCGTCGGAAAGCCGCTGCTCCTCACCGTCGGCGGTTCCCTGGCGGTCCTCGTCACCGCGAGCGCGCTGCTGATCAAGGTCCTGGCGCTGCACGGCTGA
- a CDS encoding CBS domain-containing protein, whose protein sequence is MNVEEVMTRNVQVIEPDATLQEAARMMKNMDIGGLPVCDGEKLVGFITDRDICVGAIAEGEDPATCKVSDFMSPNIYTCFADEDVTVAGRHMQERQIRRMMILDRSKKLVGILSLGDLAMESRIGEGYTGGVLGAVSEHTQPMP, encoded by the coding sequence ATGAACGTCGAAGAGGTCATGACCCGCAACGTTCAGGTCATCGAGCCGGACGCGACCCTTCAGGAGGCCGCCCGGATGATGAAGAACATGGACATCGGCGGTCTCCCCGTGTGCGACGGAGAGAAGCTGGTGGGCTTCATCACCGACCGGGACATCTGCGTGGGCGCCATCGCCGAAGGCGAGGATCCGGCCACCTGCAAGGTCTCCGACTTCATGTCGCCGAACATCTACACCTGCTTCGCGGACGAAGACGTGACGGTCGCCGGGAGGCACATGCAGGAACGCCAGATCCGCAGGATGATGATCCTCGACCGGAGCAAGAAGCTGGTCGGCATCCTCTCGCTCGGCGACCTGGCGATGGAGAGTCGCATCGGGGAGGGGTACACCGGCGGTGTGCTGGGGGCGGTCTCGGAGCATACCCAGCCGATGCCCTGA
- a CDS encoding carboxymuconolactone decarboxylase family protein has translation MNDWEVAEICPQPVGHRADERRGGGRADGSLVAACWWLARRPTCQGKRHSGVEMAQRIDMVKTAREPLRDLLAVERYLNKSGLEKKLLDLVKLRASQINGCAYCIDMHSKDLRAEGETEQRLYELQAWREAPFYSKREQAALAWTEAVTEVGSTGVPDDVYERARSELSEQELTDLTLAIAMINAWNRLSIAFRQEVGTYQPPKAKREKREEAAPYTSTSEEQEIMH, from the coding sequence GTGAACGATTGGGAGGTCGCGGAGATCTGTCCACAACCGGTCGGTCATCGAGCGGACGAGCGCAGGGGCGGCGGCCGGGCCGATGGAAGCCTGGTCGCCGCTTGCTGGTGGCTCGCGCGGCGCCCAACGTGCCAGGGGAAACGACACTCGGGGGTCGAGATGGCGCAGCGGATCGACATGGTCAAGACGGCGCGGGAGCCCCTCAGGGACTTGCTCGCGGTGGAGCGGTACCTCAACAAGTCGGGGCTCGAGAAGAAGCTCCTGGACCTGGTGAAGCTCCGCGCCTCGCAGATCAACGGCTGCGCCTATTGCATCGACATGCACTCGAAGGACCTTCGGGCCGAAGGCGAGACGGAGCAGCGCCTCTACGAGCTCCAGGCCTGGAGGGAAGCGCCCTTCTATTCGAAACGGGAGCAGGCTGCTCTCGCCTGGACCGAGGCGGTCACCGAGGTCGGCTCGACGGGCGTCCCCGACGACGTCTACGAGCGCGCCCGCTCCGAGCTCTCGGAGCAGGAGCTCACGGACCTCACCCTCGCCATCGCGATGATCAACGCCTGGAACCGCCTCTCGATCGCCTTCCGCCAGGAGGTGGGCACCTACCAGCCCCCGAAGGCGAAGCGGGAGAAGCGGGAAGAGGCCGCCCCCTACACCTCCACCTCGGAGGAGCAGGAGATCATGCACTAG
- a CDS encoding TlpA family protein disulfide reductase: METETKSGAPASPVRRKPRWKRLAGEVAFALLVFAAITAWQGRNLVASGGPAPDFVLRDLQGNPHRLADLAGRKVLLYFWAPWCGVCKAAAPNVASIAKSGGADVLSVALDYRSRDEVERVAAEHGIPGPVLLGDERIARDFAVNVYPTFYVIGEDGTIRRSMIGYATWLGLKLRLLL, encoded by the coding sequence ATGGAGACCGAGACCAAGAGCGGAGCGCCCGCCTCCCCCGTACGACGGAAGCCGCGCTGGAAGCGCCTGGCAGGCGAAGTGGCCTTCGCCCTGCTCGTCTTCGCCGCGATCACGGCTTGGCAGGGGCGGAACCTCGTCGCCTCCGGCGGGCCCGCCCCCGACTTCGTGCTCCGGGATCTCCAGGGGAACCCGCATCGGCTGGCCGATCTCGCGGGCCGCAAGGTCCTCCTCTATTTCTGGGCGCCGTGGTGCGGCGTCTGCAAAGCCGCCGCACCGAACGTCGCGTCGATCGCCAAGAGCGGCGGTGCGGATGTGCTCTCCGTGGCCCTCGACTACCGCAGCCGCGACGAGGTCGAGCGGGTCGCGGCCGAGCATGGCATCCCCGGCCCCGTGCTCCTGGGCGACGAGAGGATCGCGCGCGACTTCGCGGTGAACGTCTATCCGACCTTCTACGTGATCGGCGAAGACGGGACGATCCGCCGCTCCATGATCGGCTACGCCACCTGGCTCGGTCTCAAGCTGCGCCTGCTGCTCTAG
- a CDS encoding YceI family protein: MSTAASYQIDPTHSTAQFKVRHMMVSHVRGEFTALSGTIQFDKNAPEKIAIDATVDATTINTRDAKRDGHLKSADFFDVEKFPSLTFKSKSAKAAGPNKLEVLGDLTMHGVTKTVTLVVEGLENEVKDPWGGVRMGATGTTKVNRKDFGLNWNAALEAGGVMVGDDVTITIDVELVKQAESSAAK, from the coding sequence ATGTCCACCGCCGCCAGCTACCAGATCGACCCCACCCACTCGACGGCCCAGTTCAAGGTGCGCCACATGATGGTCAGCCACGTTCGCGGCGAGTTCACCGCGCTCTCGGGCACCATTCAGTTCGACAAGAACGCCCCTGAGAAGATCGCGATCGACGCCACGGTCGACGCGACCACCATCAACACCCGCGACGCCAAGCGCGACGGCCACCTGAAGAGCGCGGACTTCTTCGACGTCGAGAAGTTCCCCTCGCTCACGTTCAAGTCGAAGAGCGCCAAGGCCGCCGGCCCGAACAAGCTGGAGGTCCTAGGCGACCTCACCATGCACGGCGTCACCAAGACCGTGACCCTGGTCGTGGAGGGCCTCGAGAACGAGGTCAAGGATCCCTGGGGCGGCGTCCGCATGGGCGCGACCGGGACCACCAAGGTCAACCGCAAGGACTTCGGCCTCAACTGGAACGCGGCCCTCGAGGCCGGCGGCGTCATGGTCGGCGACGACGTTACGATCACGATCGACGTCGAGCTCGTGAAGCAGGCCGAGTCCAGCGCGGCGAAGTAA